Part of the Acidimicrobiales bacterium genome, CTTGGCGCAGTTGGGAGTTATGGCCGTCCGCCGGCCGTCGTCCACGACTTCGTGGTGGCCGGTCAGTGGCGGTCACCGATGGTGCACCGGACCGGTGGTCGCTGAGAAGCGCCGCGAGATTCCGATCGCGAGCGGGCCTCTCTCTTCCGGGACCGTTCGTCGGGAGGAGTGGCGCCACGCAGTCGGTCACAACCGGCTCTGGCGGTCACTCACGGCTCATCCGGCCGGAGATTTCCGAAGAAGCGCCGCGAGATTCCGGCCGTGAACGGGCTTAGCCGTACGTGACCATTCCCTCACGAAGGAGTCCCGCCATGCCCGTCTCCGTCGCTGCTGCTGCGCCCGACCCGAGCCCCAGCGGCTCATCGACCTCACCACCTTGGCCCGTTGGCTGGGCGTGGAACCCCGCCACATCCGCCGCCTCGTCGCCGAGCGGCGCATCCCCTTCATCAAGTGGGGCCACCTGGTGCGCTTCGACCCCGTGGAGA contains:
- a CDS encoding helix-turn-helix domain-containing protein, with amino-acid sequence MARWLGVEPRHIRRLVAERRIPFIKWGHLVRFDPVEIRRWIDQYRRHPGRPA